The nucleotide sequence GAAGGGCAGTTGTATCAATTCCAAGTAATATTGCAGAAGGGGATACATTGGGAACTGATAGGCAATCCATCAGGCATTTTCATATTGCCAAGGGCTCTTGCGCAGAATTAATGACTCAGTTGGAAATCGCAAACGAAATCGGATATATAACTCAGGATTCGCTTGAAAAGCTATTGGAGGAGTGTCTTGGTATATCGGGGATGCTGCAAAGATTGATCAATGCTCGTTCCAAGGTTCGCTAGAATGTTTTTTACCGTTTTCGTCTTATGGCTTTTTCTTACCGTCCGCCGTACGCCGTCCGCCGTACGCCGAGTACAAGGAGTCAATCCATGACCAACCAACTCTCAACCTCTCCCGACGGCACCCAGTACCCTCTGCCCAAACCCGAAGACTACGACCGCGAGTTCAAGCGGATTAAGGCCTTGGTCTCA is from Candidatus Aminicenantes bacterium and encodes:
- a CDS encoding four helix bundle protein — encoded protein: MTEVAGFRGLKVWQRGKALVVKVYEISGKGRFCLDHSLQDQVRRAVVSIPSNIAEGDTLGTDRQSIRHFHIAKGSCAELMTQLEIANEIGYITQDSLEKLLEECLGISGMLQRLINARSKVR